A stretch of the Planktothricoides raciborskii GIHE-MW2 genome encodes the following:
- a CDS encoding tetratricopeptide repeat protein, with product MRFPYELSAALMGTTAAIVMFQPQIAQALTVEELSQRAREITVLIRNNESASGSGSGVIIGKSGDSPQVYYVLTAYHVVQDRELGKERGYTIVTPGKEDKATEEVILDYATVQQLTDENGELVDLAILQFTSDRDYRIATLANYDLKSQVGSNTSQLVFASGWPAGREEAQRLFSPGLRVGKDLAAALANRSSQLGYELLYTSITYPGMSGGPVLDANGYVIAIHGQSEGDRVNEVEAGTNDFRVRSGYSMGIPIQTFLGHQTAQEIQTVLQTTTEAPRNVSREDVAASLTSLVPETPEGERAEDPRVWVNYGNELWRIGDVFKATGNQEGIKYQNYAIAAYDKAVEKAPSFYQAWLARGNVFTDLGDFKNALISYEKAIETFPYEQTRENYQNPKKEEEKTQAERDLDLYASLWRYKGLVLSKLNRYDEALGAFEKVLEVNETDFVAVDLKGFAQMELGENETALASFERAIELNPEYLFAWVHKGDALAKLDRLPAAVAAYEQVLRIQPNYYNAAFQRADVLAEFLRQNGETPEALADILAINLAQSDGLHRLGLAQFGLTDREGAIATFSEATNRNPDDAAAWAAKGLTLIVDNRYAEARLAFEKALEINPENAATLDALAILKQLEELDDSQSGLGGVSQ from the coding sequence ATGAGATTTCCCTACGAACTTTCTGCCGCACTGATGGGAACTACAGCGGCGATCGTGATGTTTCAGCCGCAAATCGCCCAAGCTTTAACTGTGGAAGAACTGTCTCAACGAGCTCGAGAAATTACGGTTTTAATTAGAAATAATGAATCGGCGTCTGGGTCTGGGTCTGGGGTGATTATTGGCAAAAGTGGAGACAGTCCCCAGGTCTATTATGTCCTGACTGCTTATCATGTGGTTCAAGATCGAGAGTTAGGAAAAGAAAGGGGATATACAATTGTCACCCCAGGCAAAGAAGATAAGGCAACTGAAGAAGTTATCCTCGATTATGCTACGGTTCAACAGTTAACGGACGAGAATGGGGAACTGGTGGATTTGGCAATTTTGCAATTTACCAGCGATCGCGATTATCGCATAGCGACCTTGGCTAATTATGACTTAAAATCTCAAGTAGGCAGCAATACTTCTCAATTGGTTTTTGCCTCTGGTTGGCCTGCAGGAAGAGAAGAAGCACAGCGATTATTTAGCCCAGGATTACGAGTAGGCAAAGATTTGGCTGCGGCTTTAGCAAATCGTTCAAGTCAATTAGGTTATGAGTTACTTTACACCAGTATTACTTACCCCGGTATGAGTGGTGGCCCGGTATTGGATGCTAATGGCTATGTGATTGCGATTCATGGTCAGTCAGAAGGGGATCGAGTCAATGAAGTTGAAGCCGGAACTAATGATTTTCGGGTTCGTTCAGGATATAGTATGGGAATTCCCATTCAAACTTTTTTAGGTCATCAAACCGCCCAAGAAATTCAAACCGTTTTACAAACAACTACGGAAGCACCGAGGAATGTAAGTCGGGAAGATGTAGCAGCGTCTTTGACTTCTCTTGTGCCAGAAACTCCTGAAGGTGAACGAGCAGAAGATCCTCGCGTATGGGTGAATTATGGGAATGAATTGTGGCGCATTGGGGATGTTTTTAAGGCTACAGGAAATCAAGAAGGGATTAAATACCAAAATTATGCGATCGCGGCTTATGATAAGGCGGTAGAAAAAGCCCCATCTTTCTATCAAGCTTGGTTGGCGCGAGGCAATGTGTTTACTGATTTAGGAGACTTTAAAAATGCGCTGATTTCTTATGAAAAAGCTATTGAGACTTTTCCTTATGAGCAAACTCGTGAAAATTACCAAAATCCGAAGAAAGAAGAGGAGAAAACTCAGGCTGAACGGGATTTAGATTTATATGCTAGTCTGTGGCGCTATAAGGGCTTAGTTTTATCTAAGTTAAACCGCTATGATGAAGCATTGGGTGCTTTTGAAAAAGTATTAGAAGTTAATGAAACTGACTTTGTGGCGGTAGATTTAAAAGGCTTTGCCCAGATGGAGTTAGGAGAAAATGAGACAGCTTTAGCATCTTTTGAACGGGCAATTGAGCTTAACCCAGAATATCTTTTCGCTTGGGTTCACAAAGGTGATGCTTTAGCTAAGTTAGACCGTTTACCTGCCGCTGTTGCCGCTTATGAACAGGTGTTAAGAATTCAGCCAAATTATTATAATGCTGCTTTCCAACGGGCTGATGTTTTGGCCGAATTTTTACGACAAAATGGAGAGACTCCAGAGGCGTTGGCGGACATTTTGGCGATTAATTTGGCACAGTCTGATGGTTTACACCGGCTGGGTTTAGCCCAATTTGGTTTAACAGACCGAGAAGGGGCGATCGCTACTTTTAGCGAAGCAACTAACCGTAATCCTGATGATGCCGCTGCTTGGGCAGCGAAGGGGTTAACTTTAATTGTGGATAACCGCTATGCCGAAGCCCGATTAGCTTTTGAAAAAGCCCTAGAAATTAATCCTGAAAATGCAGCAACTTTAGATGCTTTAGCAATATTAAAGCAGCTAGAAGAGTTAGATGATTCACAGTCAGGTTTGGGAGGGGTATCGCAATGA
- a CDS encoding Uma2 family endonuclease produces MAIKLNTRKFTISEYHQIAEKGILLEDERIELIKGEIIQMSPIGSRHAASVRRLTQLFSQKLGQNALISVQNPIFLGDDISEPQPDLAIVSYRDDFYLDAHPQPQDILLLIEIADSSVVYDREVKAPLYAAAAITELWLVNLIEQRLEIYRQPAANGYQEIKYCRKNDSISSLAFPDIALTVAEILG; encoded by the coding sequence ATGGCAATTAAACTTAACACCCGCAAATTTACCATCAGCGAATATCATCAAATAGCTGAAAAAGGTATTTTATTAGAAGATGAGCGGATTGAATTAATTAAAGGAGAAATTATCCAAATGTCCCCCATTGGTTCTCGTCATGCTGCTTCTGTGCGCCGACTCACCCAACTTTTTTCTCAAAAGTTAGGACAAAATGCTTTAATTAGCGTTCAAAACCCGATATTTTTGGGGGATGATATATCAGAACCGCAACCGGACTTAGCCATAGTTTCCTATCGGGATGATTTTTATCTTGATGCTCATCCTCAACCCCAAGATATCTTACTATTAATCGAAATTGCTGACTCTTCCGTAGTTTACGATCGCGAAGTAAAAGCACCCTTATATGCAGCAGCGGCAATCACTGAACTTTGGTTAGTAAATTTAATTGAACAGCGATTAGAAATTTATCGGCAACCGGCAGCCAATGGATATCAAGAAATTAAATATTGCCGTAAAAATGACAGCATTTCTAGCCTAGCTTTTCCCGATATTGCTCTCACCGTAGCGGAAATTTTAGGATAA
- a CDS encoding D-aminoacyl-tRNA deacylase, with the protein MKETRFLGSSWGFREKLYHNFVNRLKQSGLKIETGEFGAMMNVEIENDGPVTLLLEK; encoded by the coding sequence ATAAAAGAAACCCGGTTTCTAGGTTCTTCGTGGGGGTTCAGAGAAAAACTTTATCATAATTTTGTCAACCGCTTAAAACAGAGTGGATTAAAAATAGAAACTGGCGAATTTGGGGCAATGATGAATGTAGAAATTGAAAATGACGGGCCGGTTACATTATTATTAGAAAAGTAG
- the dtd gene encoding D-aminoacyl-tRNA deacylase codes for MRVILQRVKSSQVTVNGQIIGKIGQGLNLLVGIAPTDSEKELEWMARKCLELRLFPDPEKPAGRWDKSVLEISGEILVVSQFTLYGDCRKGRRPSFDMSAPPEIAEKLYHNFVNRLKQSGLKIETGEFGAMMNVEIENDGPVTLLLEK; via the coding sequence ATGCGCGTTATCCTTCAACGAGTCAAATCATCTCAAGTCACCGTCAACGGCCAAATCATTGGTAAGATTGGCCAAGGATTAAACTTACTCGTAGGAATTGCCCCAACTGACAGCGAAAAAGAACTCGAATGGATGGCGCGAAAATGTTTAGAACTACGGCTATTTCCTGACCCAGAAAAACCCGCAGGCAGGTGGGATAAATCCGTATTAGAAATTAGTGGAGAAATCCTAGTAGTCAGTCAATTTACCCTCTATGGAGACTGTCGCAAAGGTCGCCGTCCCTCCTTCGATATGTCCGCGCCTCCAGAAATCGCCGAAAAACTTTATCATAATTTTGTCAACCGCTTAAAACAGAGTGGATTAAAAATAGAAACTGGCGAATTTGGGGCAATGATGAACGTAGAAATTGAAAATGACGGGCCGGTTACATTATTATTAGAAAAGTAG
- a CDS encoding GTP-binding protein: MQSAIKPETTLTEPLTMDAPKQGLPVTIITGFLGSGKTTLLNHILTNQTGLKIAVLVNEFGEIGIDNELIVATEDNMVELSNGCICCTINEDLLNSVYGILERSEKIDYLVVETTGLADPLPVALTFLGTELRDLTRLDSIVTVVDAENFSVDLFNSEAAYNQIAYGDIILLNKSDLVEPSRLDALETRLHEIKKDPRILRTTQAKVPLPLILSVGLFESDKYFDAAEEKEAHDRSHSHDHDHDHDHDHDHAECDHDHGHCVHDHDHDHDHAHDRAHDHDHEDHTECDHDHGHCVHDHDHDHDHHHHHHSDHLAMDGFTSLSFQCDRPLSVRKFQYFLDNQLPESVFRAKGILWFDESDRRHIFHLSGKRFTMDDDQWPYAPKNQLVLIGQNLDHDTLRSQLENCICLPSKTRAKGFGK; the protein is encoded by the coding sequence ATGCAATCAGCAATTAAACCCGAAACGACCCTGACAGAACCTCTGACAATGGATGCCCCCAAACAAGGCTTACCTGTCACTATTATTACCGGATTTTTGGGCAGTGGTAAAACTACCCTACTGAACCATATTTTAACCAACCAAACTGGCCTAAAAATTGCCGTTTTAGTTAATGAGTTTGGGGAAATTGGCATCGATAACGAACTCATTGTAGCCACCGAAGATAATATGGTAGAACTCAGTAATGGTTGTATTTGCTGCACCATTAATGAGGATTTGCTGAATTCGGTTTACGGCATTTTAGAACGTTCGGAAAAAATCGATTATTTAGTAGTAGAAACTACCGGGTTAGCTGACCCGTTGCCGGTAGCTTTAACCTTTTTAGGCACCGAACTCCGAGATTTAACTCGCTTGGATTCTATTGTTACTGTAGTCGATGCGGAAAATTTCAGTGTGGATCTATTTAATAGTGAAGCCGCTTACAATCAAATTGCCTACGGTGATATTATTTTATTAAACAAATCTGATTTGGTTGAACCCAGCCGATTAGATGCGTTAGAAACCCGACTGCATGAGATTAAAAAAGACCCCAGAATTTTGCGAACCACTCAAGCAAAAGTTCCCTTGCCTTTGATTTTGAGTGTGGGTTTATTTGAGTCGGATAAATATTTCGATGCCGCCGAAGAAAAAGAAGCCCACGATCGCAGTCATAGCCATGACCATGACCATGACCATGACCACGATCACGATCATGCTGAATGCGACCATGACCACGGCCATTGCGTTCACGACCATGACCATGACCATGACCATGCCCACGATCGCGCCCACGACCATGACCATGAGGATCATACTGAATGCGACCATGACCACGGCCATTGCGTTCACGACCATGACCATGACCATGATCATCACCATCATCACCATTCCGATCATTTGGCAATGGATGGGTTTACTTCCCTTTCTTTCCAATGCGATCGCCCCCTTTCTGTGCGTAAATTCCAATATTTCTTGGATAACCAATTGCCAGAATCAGTGTTTCGGGCGAAAGGGATTTTATGGTTTGATGAAAGCGATCGCCGCCATATTTTCCACCTCAGCGGCAAACGCTTTACAATGGATGACGATCAATGGCCTTATGCCCCAAAAAATCAGCTAGTTCTCATTGGTCAAAACCTCGACCATGACACCCTGCGATCGCAGCTAGAAAACTGCATTTGTCTCCCCTCAAAAACCCGGGCAAAAGGCTTTGGTAAATAA
- a CDS encoding isochorismatase: protein MTNQPQLPIPSHFDRRQVGEVWRVNYQDLAAAAKTWAKDHEIKPAAEDKTRICLVAIDVQNTFCIPQFELFVGDRSGTGAVDDNVRLCEFIYRNLGFISSIVPTLDTHTAMQIFHPIFWVNHAGEHPTPAATMITLADVETGVWQVNPAVAYSLAGSLNEDNYSLLQKYALHYVQKLSQDGKFPLTIWPYHSMLGGIGHALVSAVEEAVFFHNIARQSQTMFEIKGNNPLTENYSVLRPEVLQGPDGQAIAQKNTRLIQKILDFDVIIIAGQAKSHCVAWTIDDLLTEITAIDPNLAKKVYLLEDCTSPVVVPGVIDFTDQADAAFQRFAQAGMNLVKSTQPMENWPGIVL, encoded by the coding sequence ATGACAAATCAACCTCAATTACCCATACCCTCTCACTTCGATCGCCGCCAAGTTGGTGAAGTTTGGCGGGTAAATTATCAAGACCTGGCAGCGGCGGCAAAAACTTGGGCAAAAGACCATGAAATTAAACCCGCAGCCGAAGATAAAACTCGGATTTGTTTAGTGGCGATCGATGTGCAAAACACCTTTTGTATTCCCCAATTTGAATTATTTGTGGGCGATCGCAGTGGTACTGGGGCAGTAGACGATAATGTCCGTTTGTGTGAGTTTATTTATCGTAATTTAGGGTTTATTAGCAGTATTGTCCCCACCCTAGATACTCACACCGCCATGCAGATTTTTCATCCAATTTTTTGGGTAAATCATGCCGGAGAACATCCCACACCCGCTGCCACGATGATTACTTTAGCCGATGTAGAAACAGGAGTTTGGCAAGTTAATCCAGCCGTCGCCTATAGTTTAGCTGGTAGCTTGAATGAGGACAATTATTCCCTCTTGCAAAAATATGCTTTACATTATGTGCAAAAGCTGAGTCAAGATGGTAAGTTTCCTCTGACTATTTGGCCTTATCATTCTATGTTAGGGGGCATTGGTCACGCCCTGGTCTCCGCCGTAGAAGAAGCGGTATTTTTCCACAATATTGCACGGCAAAGTCAAACTATGTTTGAAATTAAAGGGAACAATCCTTTAACCGAGAATTATTCCGTACTCCGTCCAGAGGTTTTGCAAGGACCCGATGGTCAGGCGATCGCGCAAAAAAATACTCGTCTGATCCAAAAAATATTAGACTTTGATGTAATAATTATTGCCGGTCAAGCCAAAAGTCACTGTGTAGCCTGGACAATCGATGATTTACTCACAGAAATCACAGCGATCGACCCAAATTTAGCCAAAAAAGTCTATTTATTAGAAGATTGCACCTCCCCGGTAGTTGTCCCTGGGGTGATTGATTTCACCGACCAAGCGGATGCCGCATTTCAGCGCTTTGCCCAAGCCGGAATGAACCTAGTAAAATCTACTCAACCGATGGAAAATTGGCCAGGTATTGTTCTGTAA
- the ispD gene encoding 2-C-methyl-D-erythritol 4-phosphate cytidylyltransferase, giving the protein MHLLIPAAGMGRRMGSNRNKLLLKLLDRPILAWTLKAAEASEQITWIGIMGQPEDEPDFQEILASLSLTKPVKLIRGGATRQESVYNGLQALPEAAQWVLIHDGARCLASPGLFDRCATALRQCPGLIAAIPVKDTIKVVDDRDVIVDTPDRSHLWAAQTPQGFDVKLLKDCHDRGRQNGWEVTDDAALFEKCGLPVKIVAGEETNLKVTTPVDLAIAEFILRDSRNPVS; this is encoded by the coding sequence GTGCATTTATTAATTCCCGCTGCGGGGATGGGACGGCGGATGGGCAGTAACCGCAATAAATTACTGCTGAAGTTACTGGATCGACCGATTTTGGCTTGGACCTTAAAAGCTGCGGAGGCTTCCGAGCAAATTACCTGGATTGGGATTATGGGTCAACCGGAGGATGAACCGGATTTTCAGGAAATTTTGGCCAGTTTATCCCTGACCAAGCCGGTAAAACTGATTCGCGGCGGTGCCACCCGCCAAGAGTCGGTGTATAACGGCTTGCAAGCGCTGCCGGAAGCCGCCCAATGGGTATTAATTCACGATGGGGCGCGGTGTTTGGCCAGTCCGGGCTTATTCGATCGCTGTGCGACCGCTTTGCGCCAATGTCCCGGTTTGATTGCGGCGATTCCGGTGAAAGATACGATAAAAGTAGTCGATGACCGGGATGTAATTGTGGATACCCCTGACCGTAGCCACTTATGGGCTGCCCAAACTCCCCAAGGTTTTGACGTGAAATTATTAAAAGATTGCCACGATCGCGGGCGACAAAACGGTTGGGAAGTCACCGATGATGCGGCGTTATTTGAAAAGTGCGGTTTACCAGTAAAAATTGTGGCCGGAGAAGAGACTAATTTAAAGGTGACAACGCCGGTTGATTTAGCGATCGCGGAGTTTATATTGCGCGATTCCAGAAACCCGGTTTCTTAA
- a CDS encoding glycosyltransferase family 9 protein, which translates to MRILALVPGGIGDQILFLPTIQDIKQFYPNAQIDVVVEPRSLGAYKVCKHFHDKSLRPIKFDFKDRNSLADFANLLGILRDGEYDAVISLGQRWAVGFLLWLTGIPTRVGYAEGGSDRFLTNPVPLKTEQYAAAMYHDLLQGFDITCPTPELSVTLLKEDLKWAENEQKTLGIAETGYILIHGGSSQLALTKGLNKIYPVKNWLEILQKLQQSQPQLPIVVVKGPEDEQFVNELVKSLPGIKVISPPDIGKLAATIAGANLMICTDSAPMHLAVAVKTYTVALFGPTDPSKLLPKNERFVAIKSPTDNMADIPPKTVLQKILGG; encoded by the coding sequence ATGCGAATACTAGCCCTTGTCCCTGGCGGGATTGGCGATCAAATTCTATTTCTGCCAACGATACAAGATATCAAGCAATTTTACCCCAACGCTCAAATTGACGTGGTTGTGGAACCGCGATCGCTGGGCGCTTACAAGGTATGTAAGCATTTCCATGACAAGTCTCTCAGACCGATTAAGTTCGATTTCAAAGATCGAAACAGTCTGGCAGATTTTGCCAACTTGCTGGGGATATTGCGTGATGGAGAATACGATGCAGTCATTTCTTTAGGACAGCGGTGGGCGGTGGGGTTTCTCCTGTGGTTGACGGGAATTCCCACCCGCGTTGGTTATGCAGAAGGAGGCAGCGATCGCTTCCTAACCAACCCGGTGCCCCTCAAAACGGAACAATATGCAGCGGCAATGTATCACGATTTGCTGCAAGGTTTTGACATTACCTGTCCCACCCCTGAATTGTCGGTGACTTTGCTCAAAGAGGATCTGAAATGGGCGGAAAACGAACAAAAGACCTTGGGAATTGCGGAAACTGGCTATATTTTAATTCATGGCGGTTCTAGCCAATTGGCTTTAACCAAAGGATTAAATAAAATTTATCCGGTGAAAAATTGGCTAGAGATTTTGCAAAAGTTGCAGCAATCTCAACCCCAATTACCGATAGTTGTAGTCAAAGGTCCAGAAGATGAGCAATTTGTCAATGAACTGGTGAAATCTTTGCCCGGAATTAAGGTAATTTCGCCCCCAGATATCGGTAAATTAGCCGCTACAATCGCTGGGGCTAATTTAATGATATGTACCGATAGTGCGCCCATGCACCTCGCCGTAGCGGTAAAAACTTACACCGTAGCCTTGTTTGGACCCACTGACCCCAGCAAACTTTTGCCCAAAAATGAGCGGTTTGTGGCCATTAAATCTCCTACGGATAACATGGCTGATATTCCGCCAAAAACTGTCTTGCAAAAGATTTTAGGCGGTTAA